The region CCCACCTGCGGCTCGTGCTCGGGCATGTTCACGGCCAACTCGATGAACTGCCTGACCGAGGCGCTGGGGCTGTCCCTGCCCGGCAACGGTTCGACGCTCGCGACGCACGCCGCGCGCAAGGAGCTGTTCCTCGAGGCCGGCCGCACGATCGTCGACCTCGCGCGCCGCTACTACGACGACGAGGACGACTCCGCCGCGCCCCGCGGCATCGCGACAAAGGCGGCGTTCGCGAACGCGATGGCGCTCGACGTCGCCATGGGCGGCTCGACCAACACGGTGCTGCACGTGCTCGCCGCGGCCCAGGAGGGTGAGGTCGACTTCGACCTCACCGACATCGAGCGCATCTCGCGCGCCGTGCCGTGCCTGTCCAAGGTCGCCCCCAACCACCCGCGCTTCCACATGGAGGACGTGCACCGCGCCGGTGGCATCCCCGCGCTGCTGGGCGAGCTCGACCGCGCCGGGCTGCTCGACCACGACGTCACCTCCGTCCACACGCCCACCCTGCGGGCGTGGCTCGACGAGTGGGACGTGCGGGGTGGGAGCGCGAACGAGCGCGCCGTCGAGCTCTTCCACGCCGCGCCGGGCGGGGTGCGCACGACGCACGCGTTCTCGACCTCGAACCGGTGGGAGTCGCTCGACGTCGACGCCGCCGACGGGTGCATCAGGGACCTCGCGCACGCCTACACCGTGGAGGGCGGCCTCGCCGTGCTGCGCGGGAACCTGGCGGAGGACGGCGCGGTGTTCAAGACCGCCGGCGTCGACCCGGACGTGTTCCACTTCGTCGGCCGCGCGCTCGTGTGCGAGTCGCAGGACGAGGCCGTGGAGAAGATCCTGACGAAGCAGGTCGAGCCGGGGCACGTCGTCGTCGTGCGCTACGAGGGCCCCTCGGGCGGTCCGGGGATGCAGGAGATGCTGTACCCGACGTCGTTCATCAAGGGTCGCGGGCTCGGCAAGGTCTGCGCGCTCATCACGGACGGGCGGTTCTCGGGCGGTTCCAGCGGCATCTCGATCGGGCACATCTCGCCCGAGGCGGCCGCGGGCGGCACCATCGCGCTCATCGAGGACGGCGACGAGATCGAGATCGACGTCAACACGCGTCTGATCCGGCTCAACGTGCCCGACGCCGTGATCGCCGAGCGCCGCGCGAAGATGGAGGCGTCGGAGCACCCGTGGCAGCCCGTGGACCGCGACCG is a window of Litorihabitans aurantiacus DNA encoding:
- the ilvD gene encoding dihydroxy-acid dehydratase is translated as MSRPLRSRTSTHGRNMAGARALWRATGMGSDDFGKPIIAIANSYTQFVPGHVHLKDMGDLVAGAIREAGGVAKEFNTIAVDDGIAMGHGGMLYSLPSRDLIADSVEYMVNAHCADAIVCISNCDKITPGMLNAAMRLNIPVIFVSGGPMEAGKAVIADGVAKTPLNLVNAINYAADDAVDDAALAQVEENACPTCGSCSGMFTANSMNCLTEALGLSLPGNGSTLATHAARKELFLEAGRTIVDLARRYYDDEDDSAAPRGIATKAAFANAMALDVAMGGSTNTVLHVLAAAQEGEVDFDLTDIERISRAVPCLSKVAPNHPRFHMEDVHRAGGIPALLGELDRAGLLDHDVTSVHTPTLRAWLDEWDVRGGSANERAVELFHAAPGGVRTTHAFSTSNRWESLDVDAADGCIRDLAHAYTVEGGLAVLRGNLAEDGAVFKTAGVDPDVFHFVGRALVCESQDEAVEKILTKQVEPGHVVVVRYEGPSGGPGMQEMLYPTSFIKGRGLGKVCALITDGRFSGGSSGISIGHISPEAAAGGTIALIEDGDEIEIDVNTRLIRLNVPDAVIAERRAKMEASEHPWQPVDRDRYVSPALQAYAAMATSADRGAVRDVSLIRR